The following are from one region of the Kineosporia corallincola genome:
- a CDS encoding urea amidolyase associated protein UAAP2, whose product MAESTVPVGYSYPPETVLDWSEPLVAGRIVLDERIAARGAWSAVVRAGDVLTLVDVGGNQSGDCLIYSAADTAEHYSVPDTLHWQGNAYVRTGTVLRSQFGNPLMTVVGNEVERQDTIGGACSKESNTLRYGHHTAFEHGCRENFLAEGIRHGLGAGDIVSNLNWFMNVPVEQDGSLGIVDGMSAPGRRVALRADQDVLVLISNCPQMNNPCNDFNPTPLRAVVTRTTE is encoded by the coding sequence ATGGCGGAAAGCACGGTTCCGGTGGGCTATTCGTATCCACCGGAGACGGTTCTGGACTGGTCGGAGCCGCTGGTGGCCGGCCGGATCGTGCTCGACGAGCGGATCGCGGCGCGCGGCGCCTGGTCGGCCGTCGTGCGGGCCGGTGACGTCCTCACCCTGGTCGACGTCGGTGGCAACCAGTCGGGCGACTGCCTGATCTACTCCGCGGCCGACACCGCCGAGCACTACAGCGTGCCGGACACCCTGCACTGGCAGGGAAACGCCTACGTGCGCACGGGAACCGTGCTGCGCAGCCAGTTCGGCAACCCGCTGATGACGGTCGTGGGCAACGAGGTGGAACGGCAGGACACGATCGGCGGGGCCTGCTCCAAGGAGTCGAACACCCTGCGCTACGGACACCACACCGCGTTCGAGCACGGCTGCCGGGAGAACTTCCTGGCCGAGGGCATCCGGCACGGGCTGGGCGCGGGCGACATCGTGTCGAACCTGAACTGGTTCATGAATGTGCCGGTGGAGCAGGACGGTTCGCTCGGCATCGTCGACGGCATGTCGGCCCCGGGCCGCCGCGTGGCCCTGCGTGCCGACCAGGACGTGCTGGTGCTGATCTCGAACTGCCCGCAGATGAACAATCCCTGCAACGACTTCAACCCCACGCCCCTGCGGGCCGTCGTCACCCGGACCACGGAATGA
- a CDS encoding ricin-type beta-trefoil lectin domain protein produces the protein MIRQALSRRHRIAAVVAGSLAAAVAVAAGVTLTTGDSSPSTTTTSAASPDVSTGIQQADWDASDQAGKPIKGSYVVRFSDSADLRTPAQLKKAARHLTDEVGGRVTTVYSTALHGFAVKMNAQQAKRMAAQPRVKSVTQDLTVASLATGDTDPDSAAHQTDASWNLDRSDQASLPLSGTYDYDSNDGAGVDIYVLDSGLRITHESFGGRAALSGPNPDDAEDCGGHGTAVGGVAAGDTYGVARKANILGIRVIGCDNLAAATDALAALDWIDANAAGPSVINASWGTGAYAPLDEAVQATIASGVVFVVAAGNSADDACTRSPARVPEAITVGATDPDDNRSSYSSYGSCLDLFAPGNDVQTASYTSDTASETTGGTSFSAPLVAGAAAVYLSDHPSATPAQVSQALTDCAVPGIIADAKAGSPNLLMQSRCHSGLVLSNPGRQKTTFGQQVSLPVTASGTSGTVTFKATGLPDGITMNTSTGKITGAVTSSAAATNLVTITATDSAGSTTETFQWDVVVGLGYVKGVGGYCLDDDNSQTAEGTKIQIHLCNQNWLLPIDGTIRFYQRDVTKCVSAAGADSADGRLIVLNSCDDGDDQVWKQDSAGQLVNPATGQCLTAPRAGEAVQLTLAACTGADGQKWELPSGMPTTITFTNPGSQVTHRGTVVSRRIRASSLDTTATFTYTATGLPAGLSIDKNSGLVSGTVTTHQDASTATVTATGSNGATGSVSFTWKVADGQIAGAASWCADDYYGKTDEDNPVVVWPCDKSTDTQAWTVRDDGTFEVKGVCLTVDGTAEAGAAVGVGDCSGASTWAQKGDATVESGSGLCLNAPAFTTATQFTLATCDGSTRQWWHLPTPDGDTSVPTPTSTGEPTTSPTSTSTPTSTGDPTSTPTSTPTSTSDPTGTGTSSPTSTAPAEGGPIATPDASWCADVRDVVWLWDCNGSAAQKFVLDDDGRLSRSDACLTPSPDSDGRVAMAGCDADDESQVWEQAADGTVVNTASGQCLTASEFAYGASFGLKACTAATEQLWTLPAA, from the coding sequence GTGATCAGACAAGCCCTTTCGCGACGCCACCGCATTGCAGCGGTCGTCGCGGGCAGCCTGGCCGCGGCCGTAGCCGTAGCCGCTGGTGTCACCCTGACGACCGGTGACTCCTCCCCGAGCACCACGACGACATCTGCTGCGTCACCCGACGTCTCCACCGGGATCCAGCAGGCCGACTGGGACGCGTCCGACCAGGCCGGAAAGCCGATCAAGGGCAGCTACGTCGTCCGGTTCTCCGACAGCGCCGACCTTCGTACGCCGGCCCAGCTGAAGAAGGCCGCCCGGCACCTGACGGACGAGGTGGGCGGCCGGGTGACCACCGTCTACAGCACCGCGCTGCACGGCTTCGCCGTGAAGATGAACGCCCAGCAGGCCAAGAGGATGGCAGCGCAGCCGCGGGTGAAGTCGGTGACCCAGGACCTCACGGTCGCCTCCCTGGCCACCGGCGACACCGATCCGGACAGCGCCGCCCACCAGACCGACGCCTCCTGGAACCTGGACCGGTCCGACCAGGCGAGCCTGCCGCTGAGCGGTACCTACGACTACGACTCCAACGACGGCGCCGGCGTGGACATCTACGTCCTGGACAGCGGCCTGCGCATCACCCACGAGTCGTTCGGCGGCCGGGCCGCCCTCAGCGGCCCGAACCCGGACGACGCCGAGGACTGCGGGGGTCACGGCACCGCGGTCGGCGGCGTGGCTGCCGGTGACACCTACGGGGTGGCGAGGAAGGCCAACATTCTGGGCATCCGGGTGATCGGGTGCGACAACCTGGCGGCCGCGACCGACGCTCTCGCCGCTCTCGACTGGATCGACGCGAACGCCGCCGGCCCTTCCGTGATCAACGCCAGCTGGGGCACCGGCGCCTACGCGCCGCTGGACGAGGCGGTCCAGGCGACCATCGCCTCCGGCGTCGTCTTCGTCGTGGCGGCCGGGAACAGTGCCGACGACGCCTGCACCCGTTCGCCGGCGCGGGTCCCCGAGGCCATCACGGTCGGTGCCACCGACCCGGACGACAACCGGTCCAGCTACTCGTCCTACGGTTCGTGCCTCGACCTGTTCGCACCCGGCAACGACGTCCAGACCGCCTCGTACACCAGTGACACTGCGTCCGAGACCACCGGAGGGACCTCGTTCTCGGCCCCGCTGGTGGCCGGGGCCGCCGCCGTCTACCTGTCCGACCACCCGTCAGCCACCCCGGCCCAGGTGAGCCAGGCCCTGACGGACTGCGCCGTGCCCGGCATCATCGCCGACGCCAAGGCCGGTTCGCCCAACCTGCTGATGCAGAGCCGGTGCCACTCGGGCCTGGTCCTGAGCAACCCGGGCCGGCAGAAGACGACGTTCGGCCAGCAGGTGTCCCTGCCGGTCACCGCCTCCGGCACCAGCGGAACGGTCACGTTCAAGGCCACCGGCCTGCCCGACGGGATCACCATGAACACCTCCACCGGAAAGATCACCGGCGCCGTCACCTCGTCCGCGGCCGCGACCAACCTGGTCACGATCACGGCCACCGACAGCGCGGGAAGCACCACCGAGACGTTCCAGTGGGATGTCGTCGTGGGGCTCGGCTACGTGAAGGGGGTCGGCGGGTACTGCCTGGACGACGACAACTCGCAGACCGCCGAGGGCACCAAGATCCAGATCCATCTGTGCAACCAGAACTGGCTGCTGCCGATCGACGGCACCATCCGCTTCTACCAACGTGACGTGACCAAGTGCGTGAGTGCCGCCGGCGCCGACTCCGCGGACGGTCGGCTGATCGTGCTGAACAGTTGTGACGACGGGGACGACCAGGTCTGGAAGCAGGATTCCGCCGGGCAGCTGGTGAACCCGGCGACCGGTCAATGCCTCACCGCCCCGCGCGCCGGCGAGGCGGTCCAGCTCACCCTGGCCGCCTGCACCGGGGCCGACGGCCAGAAGTGGGAACTGCCCTCCGGCATGCCGACGACGATCACCTTCACCAATCCGGGCAGCCAGGTGACCCACCGCGGCACCGTGGTGAGCCGGCGGATCCGGGCCTCGAGCCTCGACACCACGGCGACGTTCACCTACACGGCCACCGGCCTGCCGGCCGGCCTCTCCATCGACAAGAACTCCGGCCTGGTCAGCGGCACGGTGACGACGCACCAGGACGCCAGTACCGCGACGGTCACGGCGACCGGCAGCAACGGTGCCACCGGCAGTGTCTCGTTCACCTGGAAGGTGGCCGACGGACAGATCGCCGGCGCCGCCTCGTGGTGCGCGGACGACTACTACGGCAAGACCGACGAGGACAACCCGGTCGTGGTGTGGCCGTGCGACAAAAGCACCGACACCCAGGCGTGGACCGTTCGCGACGACGGCACCTTCGAGGTCAAGGGGGTCTGCCTGACCGTCGACGGCACCGCCGAGGCGGGCGCCGCGGTCGGGGTGGGTGACTGCTCCGGCGCATCCACCTGGGCCCAGAAGGGCGACGCCACCGTGGAGTCAGGCTCGGGTCTGTGCCTGAACGCGCCCGCCTTCACCACGGCGACCCAGTTCACCCTGGCGACCTGCGACGGCAGCACCCGCCAGTGGTGGCACCTGCCCACCCCCGACGGTGACACCTCGGTCCCGACGCCGACCTCCACCGGTGAGCCGACCACCAGCCCGACGTCGACCTCTACCCCGACGTCCACGGGCGACCCGACGTCCACCCCGACGTCCACCCCGACATCCACCAGCGACCCGACCGGCACCGGGACGTCGTCGCCGACGTCCACCGCGCCGGCGGAGGGTGGCCCGATCGCCACCCCGGACGCCAGCTGGTGCGCAGACGTCCGCGACGTGGTCTGGCTGTGGGACTGCAACGGTTCTGCCGCACAAAAATTCGTTCTCGACGACGACGGGCGCCTGAGCCGGTCCGACGCCTGTCTGACGCCCTCGCCGGACAGCGACGGCCGGGTGGCCATGGCCGGCTGCGACGCCGACGACGAGTCGCAGGTCTGGGAGCAGGCCGCGGACGGAACGGTGGTCAACACTGCATCGGGTCAGTGCCTGACGGCTTCCGAGTTCGCCTACGGGGCGTCGTTCGGCCTCAAGGCGTGCACCGCTGCCACCGAGCAGCTGTGGACGTTGCCCGCAGCCTGA
- a CDS encoding SDR family NAD(P)-dependent oxidoreductase, producing MTEEPVTEEPVTGKPVTEEPVTGKPASEKTVAEKTVAEEPVLEGFGRESRRAVVAGIAAGPGLATALELGRRGWSVTVVDGDEEAGVRALRQLLADGAGERYDFVETDLSSLDAVHELGAWLPMTGELHLLVNNFGTVQTSLVLEYLGPRLLTEALLPTLATHAPGRVVHVVPGAVRQATPEGAGSADLAWVLDGTARQASMGITAVLADPGHPHPSPNPDPSPDPSPTPDPSPTPVVPPTPATRPRPATSPNPSDLDTAGPVLRACLLPDLAPGTIIGPDGLRTTWSGAS from the coding sequence ATGACCGAGGAGCCCGTGACCGAGGAACCCGTGACCGGGAAGCCCGTGACCGAGGAGCCCGTGACCGGGAAGCCAGCGTCCGAGAAGACTGTGGCCGAGAAGACTGTGGCCGAGGAGCCTGTGCTCGAAGGCTTCGGGCGGGAGAGCAGACGGGCGGTCGTCGCCGGGATCGCGGCCGGGCCGGGTCTTGCCACGGCTCTGGAACTGGGACGTCGGGGCTGGTCCGTGACCGTGGTGGACGGTGACGAGGAGGCGGGCGTGCGGGCGCTCAGGCAGCTCCTGGCCGACGGTGCCGGCGAGCGCTACGACTTCGTCGAGACCGATCTGTCGTCGCTGGACGCGGTGCACGAGCTGGGCGCCTGGCTGCCCATGACCGGTGAACTGCACCTGCTGGTGAACAATTTCGGGACCGTCCAGACGTCCCTCGTGCTCGAGTATCTCGGCCCGCGCCTGCTCACCGAGGCGTTGCTGCCCACGCTGGCGACCCATGCGCCGGGCCGGGTCGTGCATGTCGTCCCCGGCGCGGTCCGGCAGGCGACACCGGAGGGCGCCGGGTCGGCCGACCTCGCCTGGGTGCTGGACGGCACGGCCCGCCAGGCCAGCATGGGTATCACCGCGGTCCTGGCCGATCCGGGCCATCCGCACCCCTCGCCGAACCCGGACCCCTCGCCGGACCCCTCGCCGACGCCGGACCCCTCGCCGACCCCGGTCGTGCCGCCGACGCCGGCCACTCGGCCAAGGCCGGCCACCTCGCCGAATCCGTCAGACCTGGACACGGCCGGGCCGGTTCTGCGGGCCTGCCTGCTGCCGGATCTGGCTCCGGGCACGATCATCGGCCCGGACGGCCTCCGGACGACGTGGAGTGGAGCTTCGTGA
- a CDS encoding MFS transporter, translating to MRRPATTVTFWLVFGASTLENATFNGTSPVIARFVTGSFGASPAAAGVIAALAPLSSLVWQPIAGHAADRYGYRLVGVAGAVAALAGFLLTLLTTVGPQTLALAGLGRILIGGGGASVATVATAWVVATSPRASRGQALSIFGLSVWIAFALGPVIGENVYQTSGFAAVWLVFAAMTAAMLFCVAFAVEPVRPEPAGAMTLSGLREVVSTVSRPGVVAAAAWAGQAVITTYLVVLLESRGLATDGWFGAASLFPVFAVCLIASRVLFSRLTDTTPPRPIAIGGLLGITAGLLILSATSSFWTAALGAALLGFVYAPMYPALTLLASDGLPADHRAVGLGVFSSFTALGMAAGQFMGGFVDEWLGLGWVFVVTAALQLLALPALPPSARTAPPAP from the coding sequence ATGCGCCGTCCCGCGACCACGGTCACGTTCTGGCTCGTCTTCGGTGCGTCGACGCTGGAGAACGCCACCTTCAACGGCACCTCACCGGTCATCGCCCGGTTCGTCACCGGCTCCTTCGGGGCGAGCCCGGCGGCGGCCGGGGTGATCGCGGCCCTCGCACCCCTCAGCTCGCTGGTCTGGCAGCCGATCGCCGGGCACGCCGCCGACCGCTACGGATACCGCCTGGTCGGCGTCGCGGGCGCCGTGGCCGCGCTGGCCGGTTTTCTGCTCACCCTGCTGACCACGGTCGGCCCGCAGACACTCGCACTGGCCGGGCTGGGGCGGATCCTGATCGGCGGGGGCGGAGCCAGCGTGGCCACCGTCGCGACCGCCTGGGTGGTGGCCACGTCACCGCGGGCCAGCCGGGGTCAGGCCCTGAGCATCTTCGGGCTGAGCGTCTGGATCGCCTTCGCCCTCGGCCCGGTGATCGGCGAGAACGTCTACCAGACGAGCGGATTCGCGGCGGTCTGGCTGGTGTTCGCGGCGATGACGGCGGCCATGCTGTTCTGCGTGGCGTTCGCCGTGGAACCGGTGCGCCCGGAACCGGCCGGCGCGATGACCCTCTCCGGGTTGCGCGAGGTGGTGTCGACGGTCAGCCGCCCCGGTGTGGTCGCGGCGGCGGCCTGGGCCGGGCAGGCGGTGATCACCACCTATCTGGTGGTGCTGCTGGAGAGCCGGGGCCTGGCGACGGACGGGTGGTTCGGCGCCGCCAGCCTTTTCCCGGTGTTCGCCGTCTGCCTGATCGCCTCCCGGGTGCTGTTCAGCCGGCTGACCGACACCACTCCCCCACGCCCGATCGCGATCGGCGGCCTGCTCGGGATCACCGCCGGGCTGCTGATCCTCAGCGCCACCTCGTCATTCTGGACGGCCGCGCTGGGTGCCGCCCTGCTCGGGTTCGTCTACGCCCCGATGTATCCGGCCCTGACCCTGCTGGCCAGCGACGGCCTGCCCGCCGACCACCGGGCGGTGGGGCTCGGGGTGTTCAGTTCGTTCACCGCCCTGGGCATGGCCGCCGGCCAGTTCATGGGTGGCTTCGTGGACGAGTGGCTGGGCCTGGGCTGGGTTTTCGTCGTGACGGCGGCCCTCCAGCTCCTGGCCCTCCCGGCTCTGCCGCCCAGCGCCCGGACCGCACCCCCGGCCCCCTGA
- a CDS encoding calcium-binding protein: protein MTRRRGRPGLPALAVTTTSLLAVGLSPVLLASGAQAAAKPATVSISANGQKLTYQAAGGQTNKLTVTKTSKGVEDDHSGYGELEFTYVIDDSVEITSASEYCTYPKSGDRTRISCTWNVLMGQDPGYVGTFKLGDKNDSVRFVNPTDDTYSPDEWFLGLGNDTYTSPDTHLDGGKIYGGTGNDKITVGRAGGDLTGVHGDKGNDTIRVTKGEAWNIDGGAGNDTIYGGAGQDDLAGGDGNDLIHGGSGRDEITGGRGDDRLYGDAGADTIYGNSGNDKLYGGTGTDTLLGGPGKDVIKQN, encoded by the coding sequence ATGACCCGACGCAGAGGCCGCCCAGGCCTGCCCGCACTGGCCGTGACCACCACATCGCTGCTGGCTGTGGGTCTTTCACCGGTGCTCCTGGCGAGCGGCGCGCAGGCCGCGGCCAAGCCGGCCACCGTCAGCATCAGCGCCAACGGCCAGAAACTGACCTACCAGGCGGCCGGCGGCCAGACCAACAAGCTCACCGTCACCAAGACCTCGAAGGGGGTCGAAGACGACCACTCCGGCTACGGCGAGCTCGAGTTCACCTACGTGATCGACGATTCCGTCGAGATCACCTCGGCCAGCGAGTACTGCACCTACCCGAAGAGCGGCGACCGCACCCGGATCTCCTGCACCTGGAACGTGCTGATGGGCCAGGACCCTGGCTACGTGGGCACTTTCAAGCTGGGCGACAAGAACGACTCGGTCCGGTTCGTGAACCCGACCGACGACACCTACAGCCCCGACGAATGGTTCCTGGGCCTGGGCAACGACACCTACACCAGCCCGGACACCCACCTCGACGGCGGAAAGATCTACGGTGGCACCGGTAACGACAAGATCACCGTCGGCCGGGCCGGCGGCGACCTGACCGGGGTGCACGGCGACAAGGGCAACGACACGATCCGGGTGACCAAGGGCGAGGCCTGGAACATCGACGGCGGTGCCGGCAACGACACCATCTACGGCGGCGCCGGGCAGGACGACCTGGCCGGTGGTGACGGCAACGACCTGATCCACGGCGGTTCCGGGCGTGACGAGATCACCGGCGGCCGGGGTGACGACCGGCTGTACGGCGACGCCGGTGCCGACACGATCTACGGCAACAGCGGCAACGACAAGCTGTACGGCGGCACGGGCACCGACACCCTGCTGGGTGGACCCGGCAAAGACGTGATCAAGCAGAACTGA
- a CDS encoding urea amidolyase associated protein UAAP1, translating to MDTAAATGSHDTRNTASVLAARADARAQGDQQSAWMPYLPASSTPFPPEDVDPALLVWAETVAPGGYTHKVLARGSQVRLDDPTGDACAHVLLYNALEPVERLNVADTRKIPWQAYLSDDHPLLSNDGRVLATVTRDTSGRHDTFCGTSSDAWNLHKYGDARPEGPSPSGMAQFTLAAAKHGLGPRDLPPAVSFFQGVHVAADGGFEWLGSAGPASSVDLIAELPLIVLVANVAHPLDPRENYQVGPLRVHAWRSTPTGPGDTAYEASPERRRAYLNTVDYVSARGL from the coding sequence GTGGATACAGCAGCGGCCACCGGCTCGCATGACACCCGTAACACCGCCAGCGTGCTGGCGGCCCGCGCCGATGCCCGGGCCCAGGGCGACCAGCAGTCCGCGTGGATGCCCTACCTGCCCGCGTCGAGCACGCCGTTCCCGCCCGAGGACGTCGACCCGGCGCTCCTGGTCTGGGCGGAAACCGTTGCCCCGGGCGGGTACACGCACAAGGTGCTGGCCCGCGGCAGCCAGGTCCGGCTGGACGACCCGACCGGTGACGCCTGCGCCCACGTTCTGCTCTACAACGCCCTGGAGCCGGTGGAGCGGCTGAACGTGGCCGACACCCGCAAGATCCCCTGGCAGGCCTACCTTTCCGACGACCACCCGCTGCTGTCCAACGACGGCCGGGTGCTGGCCACCGTCACCCGCGACACCTCGGGCCGCCACGACACGTTCTGCGGCACCAGCAGCGACGCCTGGAACCTGCACAAGTACGGCGACGCGCGGCCGGAGGGCCCCTCGCCGTCCGGCATGGCGCAGTTCACCCTCGCCGCCGCGAAACACGGCCTGGGGCCGCGTGATCTGCCCCCCGCGGTGTCGTTCTTCCAGGGTGTGCACGTCGCCGCCGACGGCGGCTTCGAGTGGCTGGGCTCGGCCGGGCCGGCGTCGTCCGTCGACCTGATCGCCGAGCTGCCGCTGATCGTGCTGGTCGCGAACGTGGCCCATCCTCTCGACCCGCGCGAGAACTACCAGGTCGGACCGCTGCGCGTGCATGCCTGGCGGAGCACCCCGACCGGTCCGGGTGACACCGCCTACGAGGCCTCGCCGGAACGCCGGCGGGCCTATCTGAACACCGTCGACTACGTTTCGGCCCGGGGGTTGTGA
- a CDS encoding aldehyde dehydrogenase family protein, with protein sequence MSQTLREGLPTLPDITPFLLAGEWVADGRELFGVLDPATEERLTQVPQASTADVDAAVRAGVKALKDRAWTGLAPLERARIMNRIADLIEDALEDLAILETRDNGKPIERSRADTAQAAATFRHYAGAPSRLAGATVPIGDGHHVYTTLNPVGVAALILPWNFPIMTGAFKIAPALAAGCSIVVKPAEQTPLTMLRLAAIMREAGVPDGVVSVLTGDGRVGAALVEHPGVAKVSFTGSTSVGRIVGRTAAETFKRVTLELGGKSANIVFADADLDAAVTTAMRASFGHSGQMCTAGSRLLVQNSILPEMTERLAAAVARVPLGDGLAGGVSVGPLVSQEQREQVLGYIEKGKADGAELVSGGGTPDRPGYYVEPTLFTGVRNDMVIAREEIFGPVVGVLGFEDEDEAIAIANDSTYGLAGGVWTNDLRRAHRVAAAIDAGTIWVNTYNVFDPALGFGGVKDSGLGRDLGDEALLGFTETKAVVIAL encoded by the coding sequence GTGTCCCAGACGCTGCGCGAAGGGCTGCCCACGCTGCCCGACATCACCCCGTTCCTGCTGGCCGGGGAGTGGGTGGCGGACGGGCGAGAGCTGTTCGGCGTCCTCGACCCCGCCACCGAGGAACGACTCACCCAGGTGCCCCAGGCGTCCACCGCCGATGTCGACGCCGCTGTGCGGGCCGGCGTGAAAGCCCTGAAGGACCGGGCCTGGACGGGCCTGGCCCCGCTCGAGCGCGCCCGCATCATGAACCGGATCGCCGACCTGATCGAGGACGCCCTCGAAGACCTGGCGATCCTCGAGACCCGCGACAACGGCAAGCCGATCGAGCGCTCGCGGGCCGACACCGCCCAGGCCGCAGCGACTTTCCGGCACTACGCGGGCGCCCCGTCGCGGTTGGCCGGCGCCACCGTGCCGATCGGCGACGGGCACCACGTGTACACCACGCTGAACCCGGTCGGGGTGGCGGCGCTGATCCTGCCCTGGAACTTCCCGATCATGACCGGCGCCTTCAAGATCGCCCCGGCCCTGGCCGCGGGCTGCTCGATCGTGGTCAAGCCGGCCGAGCAGACCCCGCTGACCATGCTCCGGCTGGCCGCGATCATGCGTGAGGCGGGCGTGCCCGACGGTGTGGTCAGCGTGCTCACCGGTGACGGGCGGGTGGGCGCCGCGCTGGTCGAGCACCCGGGCGTGGCCAAGGTGTCGTTCACCGGCAGCACGTCGGTGGGCCGCATCGTGGGCCGCACCGCGGCGGAGACGTTCAAGCGGGTGACGCTCGAACTGGGCGGCAAGAGCGCCAACATCGTGTTCGCCGACGCCGACCTGGACGCCGCGGTGACCACCGCCATGCGCGCGTCGTTCGGCCACTCCGGCCAGATGTGCACCGCGGGAAGCCGTCTGCTGGTGCAGAACTCGATCCTGCCGGAGATGACGGAACGGCTCGCCGCCGCGGTCGCCAGGGTGCCGCTGGGAGACGGCCTGGCCGGCGGTGTCTCGGTCGGCCCGCTGGTCTCGCAGGAGCAGCGCGAGCAGGTGCTCGGCTACATCGAGAAGGGGAAGGCCGACGGCGCCGAGCTGGTGAGCGGCGGCGGGACCCCGGACCGGCCGGGCTATTACGTCGAGCCCACCCTGTTCACCGGCGTGCGCAACGACATGGTGATCGCCCGCGAGGAGATCTTCGGCCCGGTGGTCGGCGTGCTCGGTTTCGAGGACGAGGACGAGGCGATCGCCATCGCCAACGACTCCACCTACGGCCTGGCCGGCGGAGTCTGGACCAACGACCTGCGCCGCGCCCACCGCGTGGCCGCCGCGATCGACGCCGGCACGATCTGGGTGAACACCTACAACGTGTTCGACCCGGCCCTCGGCTTCGGCGGGGTCAAGGACTCCGGCCTGGGCCGCGACCTGGGCGACGAGGCACTGCTCGGCTTCACCGAGACCAAGGCCGTGGTCATCGCCCTCTGA
- a CDS encoding allophanate hydrolase, whose translation MSSTARVSAAYRKMVDDDHPAIWITLRPEAEALAEAREIDRRVADGEHLPLAGLVAAVKDNIDVAGLPTTAGARSYEYHPAADATAVARLRAAGAVVIGKTNLDQFATGLVGTRSPFGAVPNAWDRSRISGGSSSGSAVAVALGQVDLALGTDTAGSGRVPAALNGIVGVKPTRGLVPTTGVVPACRSLDCVTVFARRLDLARLAAEIMAEPDGPGPPANPGTPVPVAGVPRIAVPTREHLDGLAPGWAERFGEVVQGLRRCGVRIVEVDIAPLLEAASLLYQGAFVAERTAAVGDHLAGHAGLIGTDLDPTVAAIINAGHQIGAVQVFRDQEKLERLGQAGRELLAGTDALLTPTTTWHPTLAEVAADPVGANSRMGRYTNFANLLDLAALAVPAGAVNGLPFGVMLTGPAHSDQALAALAGRIGFDDVDLLVVGAHLSGQPLNGDLVRAGGSLVGAVRTTDAYRLYALDTTPPKPGLVRALPGEPDSTGTAGIAGEVWRLPAAGFGAFVAALPRPMAIGRVDLDDGRQVSGFLCEPSALAGATEITRHGGWLAHLDAVRSRPSSS comes from the coding sequence ATGAGCTCCACCGCAAGGGTTTCGGCCGCCTACCGAAAAATGGTGGACGACGATCATCCCGCGATCTGGATCACCCTGCGTCCCGAGGCCGAGGCACTGGCCGAGGCGCGGGAGATCGACCGGCGGGTGGCCGACGGTGAGCACCTGCCGCTGGCCGGGCTGGTCGCGGCGGTGAAGGACAACATCGACGTGGCCGGGCTGCCCACCACGGCCGGCGCCCGCTCGTACGAGTACCACCCGGCTGCCGACGCCACGGCCGTGGCCCGGCTGCGCGCGGCCGGTGCGGTGGTGATCGGCAAGACCAACCTGGACCAGTTCGCCACCGGCCTGGTCGGCACCCGCAGCCCGTTCGGCGCGGTGCCGAACGCCTGGGACCGCTCGCGCATCTCGGGCGGATCGAGCTCGGGGTCCGCGGTCGCGGTGGCCCTCGGGCAGGTCGACCTGGCCCTGGGCACCGACACGGCCGGCTCCGGCCGAGTACCCGCGGCGCTCAACGGCATCGTCGGGGTGAAGCCCACCCGCGGCCTGGTGCCGACCACCGGTGTGGTGCCCGCCTGCCGGAGCCTGGACTGCGTCACGGTTTTCGCCCGGCGCCTCGACCTGGCCCGGCTGGCGGCGGAGATCATGGCCGAACCGGACGGCCCCGGACCGCCGGCGAACCCCGGGACCCCGGTGCCGGTGGCGGGCGTCCCACGGATCGCCGTCCCCACGCGTGAGCACCTGGACGGGCTGGCCCCCGGGTGGGCCGAACGATTCGGCGAGGTCGTGCAGGGGCTGCGGCGCTGCGGGGTGCGGATCGTCGAGGTGGACATCGCACCGCTGCTGGAGGCCGCCTCGCTGCTGTACCAGGGGGCGTTCGTGGCCGAGCGGACGGCGGCGGTGGGCGACCACCTGGCCGGGCACGCCGGCCTGATCGGCACCGACCTGGACCCGACCGTCGCGGCGATCATCAACGCCGGGCACCAGATCGGCGCCGTGCAGGTGTTCCGCGACCAGGAGAAGCTGGAGCGGCTCGGGCAGGCCGGCCGGGAGCTGCTGGCCGGCACCGACGCGCTGCTGACCCCCACCACCACCTGGCACCCGACGCTGGCCGAGGTGGCCGCCGACCCGGTCGGCGCGAACAGCCGGATGGGCCGCTACACGAACTTCGCCAATTTGCTCGACCTGGCCGCCCTCGCGGTGCCCGCCGGTGCGGTGAACGGCCTGCCGTTCGGCGTCATGCTGACCGGCCCCGCCCACAGCGACCAGGCGCTGGCCGCCCTGGCCGGCCGGATCGGCTTCGACGACGTGGACCTGCTGGTGGTCGGGGCGCACCTGTCCGGCCAGCCGCTGAACGGCGACCTGGTGCGGGCCGGCGGTTCGCTGGTCGGCGCGGTGCGCACCACGGATGCCTACCGGCTGTACGCCCTGGACACCACGCCGCCCAAACCCGGCCTGGTGCGGGCACTTCCCGGTGAACCCGACAGCACCGGCACCGCGGGCATCGCCGGTGAGGTGTGGCGCCTGCCGGCGGCGGGCTTCGGGGCGTTCGTGGCCGCGCTGCCCCGGCCGATGGCGATCGGCCGGGTCGACCTGGACGACGGGCGGCAGGTGAGCGGGTTCCTCTGCGAGCCCTCCGCACTGGCCGGTGCGACCGAGATCACCCGGCACGGCGGCTGGCTCGCCCACCTGGATGCGGTCAGGAGCCGGCCGAGCTCATCGTGA